The segment CCTTCTTCCGGACAAACACAAGCGACAGCGCGTAGTGGTAATATATCTACTGTCTTACAAATAAGGCCTGTATCACAAGGATTATACTGGCATAGGTCTATACATTTTGCGTTGACGCAGCCAAGTGGTCGAGGACAGTCGGAATCATTTACGCACTCATCTGTTAATTGTACGGTCATACAACCACGTAAATAAGGATCTCCACTGTATCCTGGTGGACAGCTGCATATTGGTTGGTGAAGCTTAGCAGTGCAAATCGCTCCGGGTGCACAGCTTGTATCGGAACAGGCCGGTTGACAGACACGGTTAAGACGGTCACATATTTGGTTATCATTGCAATCATCATTGTATTGACAAACTGCAGAGACGCAAGCACGACGAGGGTCACCCTGAGTGCCAGGTGGACAGCGGCATGAGGCAACATGGGCAACTACTTCACAAATGGCACCTCGTCCACAAGGACCGTTATAAGAGCACGCGTCCCGACAGTATCCATTACGGCAAGCCTTATCAAAGGGACAGTTTTCATCCGAACTACATTCCGCTGCAAAAGATATGATTCTTATAGCCATGTCttacatgtaaataatacaCGTGTAATAATAGACTTTTCATTAAAGACTTACGTGTGTAGCATGCTATCGCTGGGTCACCAGCCGTAGAAGGTGGACAGCGGCAGAAGGCACGATGGTTGATGGCTTCACAAAGCGCTCCGGA is part of the Danaus plexippus chromosome 9 unlocalized genomic scaffold, MEX_DaPlex mxdp_26, whole genome shotgun sequence genome and harbors:
- the LOC133320166 gene encoding fibropellin-1-like; protein product: MQQRCVPACAGACGSGALCEAINHRAFCRCPPSTAGDPAIACYTPECSSDENCPFDKACRNGYCRDACSYNGPCGRGAICEVVAHVASCRCPPGTQGDPRRACVSAVCQYNDDCNDNQICDRLNRVCQPACSDTSCAPGAICTAKLHQPICSCPPGYSGDPYLRGCMTVQLTDECVNDSDCPRPLGCVNAKCIDLCQYNPCDTGLICKTVDILPLRAVACVCPEEGRIAPDKGCRPPPEAECSADLDCSGIETCRRGKCIEACKAAPCGHNALCEAVDHVSRCSCPPGYLGNPRIECNTEARQPSIFECYKDDECGPEQACNKRACINPCLNSCGPGALCRVINHKHQCSCPNGHTGDANVKCTPPTEDNLYCQSLQIKFGLPINAGVHK